The sequence GCTCGCTTGTCTCCCCAGGCTCTCTGCTGCTCTCTGCTGGAGAAAGCCGGACATTGCAGCCAaggatgtttttgtttgttggatAAACAGAGTTAAAGCAGAGTCCCTTtaaatttgtacatttttatagTTTCCTACGGCTTGGAGAGTTTTTACGgctggttcaatcaatcaatgtgctcTGTAAAGTCTGCTTCGTGTCAACAACTTGTTCATCCTTGCTGAAGCGTTCTGTTGTTCTGTCAGTTCATGGTCTTTAACAGTGTTTATTCCTATGACTCCTgtgaaaatacaacaaaatatcaAAGAGAAATTGAATATTTTatctcaaatatatatattttgatgaaATAATTGTTGCACTGATGATATTTGACCAATCAGTCCTTTATGATTGTTACAATGTACGAATGGATGCTCAGTGTGTGTCTGTCATCCAATGCCTTTCTGTGTGCCGTGgtccaaaaaaactatttttctgAAGTGGAAATACTCTTTTATGTATTGCCGTCGCTCTGGATACTATGATCAGTGACATCACTAATACCCTTCAAGGGTGAAAACTCAAAAACCTTGAACCTTCCACTTAAAAACCCACAGCCTTGTGCTACTTTGTGTATTCTTGGAATGGGGTTCAGTGAATATTCACGCTGTATTTGAACATAGGAACAATAATATCGCTGTGCTTTAATCAAgtaattatttggcgtaccactcgaaggagaaggcatttgaccgtgtgcCTCGCAGTGTCCTGTGGGGGTTGCTCAGGAGTACTGGGTCAAGGGTCCGTTGCTACGGACCAGTCGGTCCCTGCACAATCAGAGCAGTCGTCTTGTTCGCATTGCCGGTCGTGAGTCTGACATGTTCACAGTGGACAAattggactccgccagggctgctcTTTGTCACCGGTCCGGTTCATtatttttatggacaaaatttatTGCCGCAGTCAGGTTGAGGTGGCCAGGGGATCGCAtctctgctttctgcagatgatTGGCTCCATCAGACTGGGACCTCCAGCATTCACTGGGGCGGTTTGCAGCCTAATGTGAAACTGctgggataagaatcagcacttccaaatcTCAGGCCATGGTTTTCAGTCTGAAAAGGGTGGACTGCGACCCCCCAAGTTGAGAGTGAAGTTCTGcctcaagtagaggagttcaagtatcttggGGTCTTGTTCACAAGAAAGGGAAGAATGGAATGCGAGATTGACCAGAGGATCGGCGCAGCGTCtacatttagattagattagattagatagtactttatttattccgtcaggagagttccttcaggaaaattacaattttcagcacaatcccattcaagatcagacaaacattacagggagacagaacaggatcgctgacgggtctgccggcttccagcgccccttacaaaaaagatgacatacaggtaaacagggggggggatgggaccgtagatcgaccggtaaattgagagctttgccttccggctcagctccttcttcaccacaacggatcggtacaacgtccgcattactgatgacgccgcaccgatccgcctgtcgatctcacgatccactcttccctcactcgtgaacaagactcctaggtacttgaactcctccacttggggcagggtctcctccccaacccggagatggcactccacccttttccgggcgagaaccatgggccaagtgtgaagcgactggaatgagaaattgtatttatatacatattatatattattgtctttctaaaacaatgtttgctcttctttcttatatttaccaatgataaatgatttaaaaagctttttaaactggtctatgtcggtgctgtgttttatttcatcctttaaacagttccatattttgcTATTGTTACACTCATTCGTTTCTGGgttgttctacaatatttgatcttaaaaagtagctctcctcttaaattataattcccttctctatGCATTCGACAGTGTTAGAataataacatttattaacatTATACTTTTACCGAAGGAGACGATGTTGTGACGGCACAGAGTGGTAGGATCACTCACATCCGGAGGGTGGCGGTAATGCGCCGACTTAGTTTGCAACCGCCAaggagaagaggaagaagaagaagaaaggcgGGTAGCGAGTAAACAGATTGTTGTCATTAGAGCAAGAGTGACCAGCGGGGAGGACGACGACCTATAAGCGAGCACTAAGATGAGCAAAAACCAACATTTTGGTATTTATTAACgtctcttttttttaataacattgtcttTTTGACGGGCGTGTCCCACCGCGTTTAAGTCGTCGTAGTTGGAAAACATCGTATTTTTGgccaagctaatgctaacaccagCTCGCCTCCGTCGTCCGTCCTCCGTGCGGCCGAAGTAGCCGAGCGTCCGCTTCCTCTTTCCGCCGAGCCGCCCTCCCAAGCCATGGAGAAAAGTAGCCGCCTGCTGGAGCTCCTCCGCTTCCTACGAGACCCCCACCTGGTCGCTCGCTTCCAGCACATTTGCGGGGTGCGAGCGACGCTCTCCAGGAGCGGCGGCGGCGAAGTGGAGCCGAGCGAGGCGCACAACAACGGGGCTTGCTACCACCAACTGGGCGAGGAAACGGCGGCGGTTCGGAAGAGGACGGGCGGTTTAAAGAGCTCCCCCCGCAACGGCTCCCTGCCAACCGGTGTGGCCGAGCACAGCGGGGCCACGACGGATGGAGCTGGGGAAGCCGGCACGGTCAAGCCCCTCCGCAGAAACTCCTTGACCGGGGACGCCGGCCAAGAGTTTCAGGTGGGGAACCGCTTCTTGTACTACCTGTTCACCTTCGGAACCGAGCTGGGCAACGAGTTCTTCTACATCACCTTCTTCCCCTTCCTAATGTGGAACGTGGACGCCTTCGTGAGCCGGCGGCTCATCATGGTGTGGGTGTGGGTCATGTACCTGGGCCAGTGCACCAAGGACGTCTTCCGCTGGTCCAGACCCGCCTCGCCTCCCGTGGTCAAGGTGGAGATGTTCTACAACTCCGAGTACAGCATGCCGTCCACCCACGCCATGTCCGGCACCGCCATTCCCTTTGCCCTCTTCTTCATGACCTGTGGCCGCTGGGAGGTAAGAAGAAACTCTCCCCGGTTCTTCCACCcattttaaaggcttactgaaatgagatgttcttatttaaacggggatagcaggtccattctatgtgtcatacttgatcatttcgcgatatcgccatatttttgctgaaaggatttagtagagaacatccacgatcttcagaaatgcggacgttgtaccgatccgttgtggtgaagaaggaactgagccggaaggcaaagctctcaatttaccggtcgatctacgttcccatcctcacctatggtcatgagctttgggtcatgaccgaaaggataagatcacgggtacaagcggccgaaatgagtttcctccgccgtgtggcggggctctcccttagagatagggtgagaagctctgtcatccaggaggaactcaaagtaaaaccgctgctccttcacatcgagaggagccagatgaggtggttcgggcatctggtcaggatgccacccgaacgcctccctagggaggtgtttagggcacgtccaaccggtaggaggacacgtttgattgattgattgatacttttattagtagattgcacagtacagtacatattccgtacaattgaccactaaatggtaacacccgaataagtttttcaacttgtttgagtcagggtccacgttaatcaattcatggttgggaagactatgtctcccggctggcctgggaacgcctcgggatcccccgggaagagctaggcgaagtggctggggaaagggaagtctgggcttccctgcttaggctgttgcccccgcgacccgacctcggataagcggaggaagatggatggatggacatccacGATaaggtttgcaacttttgcttgcaacagaaaagccctgccctctaccggaagtcgcagacgatgatgtcacatgttgatggctcctcacatattcacattgtttttaatgggagcctccaacaaaaacagctattcggaccgagaaaacgacaatttccccattaatttgagcgaggatgaaagattcgtgtgaggatattgacagcaaccgactataaaaaaacaacaataaaaaaacaacaataaaaaaacaacaataaaaaaacgcaattgcattacgacgaattcagatgtttttagacacatttactaggataattctgggaaatctttctattgtgttgctagtgttttagtgagtttaacagtatccgatagtcggaagtgtgtgttgacgccagtgtctcagggaagtcgacggcagctctacggacggcacaagctcagctgatctccggtaagaagcgactttttaccacaattttctcaccgaaacctgctggttgacattcggttgggatccatgttcgctctgatccatagtaaagtttcacctccgtgaattttaaacaaggaatcaccgtgtgtttgtgtggctaaaggctaaagcttcccatctccatctttctactttgacttctccaatattaattgaacaaattataaaagattcagcaacacagatgtccaaaatactgtgtaattatgcagttaaagcagacaacttttagctgtgtgtgtgcgcagcgctcatatttcctaacagccggtgacgtcaagcgtacacgtcatcattacgcgacgttttcaagaaaaaacttccggaaaatttaaaattgcaatttagtaaactaaaaaggccgtattggcatgtgttgcaatgttaatatttcatcattgatatataaactatcagactgcgtggtgggtagtagtggctttctgtaggcctttaagaataaaaaaaaggaaGTGGTACGGAGTCACTTCTCCTCTGGAGGAAACCGACTAACTTCCTcttagcaggggtgtccaaagtgcggcccacgggtaatttgttaaaggcctactgaaattagattttcttatttaaacggggatagcaggtccattctatgtgtcatacttgatcatttcgcgatattaccttatttttgctgaaaggatttagtagagaacatccacgataaagttcgcaacttttggtgctggtaaaaaagcctcacctttaccggaagtcgcagacgatgatgtcacaagggtgagggctcctcacgtcctcacattgtttttaatgagagcctccagcagcaagagctatgcGGACcaggaaaatgacaatttccccattaatttgagcgaggatgaaagatttgtggatgataatattgatagcgaaggaatagaaaataaataaaataaaaagcggcggcagtgtgagcgtttcagatataattagacacatttactatgatacttctggaagatcccttatctgcttattgttttaatagtgttttagtgagattgtaaagacatacctggaggttgggtggctgcggtgaacacgcagtgtttcagagagaagccgagtagccaagctcacagctgccttttaaacagctactacAGGGgcacgaataatccaatgatgtctccggtaagatatatataataaataaataaatgggttgtacttgtatagggcttttctatatcacaattttcccatccaaaaacatgctggttgacgtagagaaacatgttcgcttgaccgctctgtgttaaaaacaaagaaacaccggctgtgtctcggtgctaaaggcagctgcaatccaccgctttccaccaacagcattcttctttatagtctccattattaattgaacacattgcaaaagattcagcaacacagatgtccaaattactgtgtaattatgcaatgaaaagagacgacttttagccgtaactggtgctgagctaatatttcctgacagtccgtgacgtcacctgcacgcgtcatcattccgcgatgttttcaataagaaactccgcgggaaatttaaattgcaatttagtcaactaaaccggccatattggcatgtgttgcaatgttaatatttcatcattgatgtataaactatcagactgcctggtcggtagtagtggctttcagtaggcctttaacagccctaagcacattctaaaaatatgattaaaaaaccacaaaacagaaaaaatggtataaaagagtaaacaggtgaaatttgacaagaaaatctTGCAatatttactctaataacacaaaggtACCacgcaggctgttattttctttaaaaaaaaatatatcaaaatcaatgtcacattaaaggggaacattatcacaatttctgaagggttaaaaccagtaaaaaacagttcccagtggcttattttattttttgaagtttttctcaaaatattaccCATCACAGAATATccagaaaaacggcttcaaagtgcttgattttaaccgtcgttatatccacccgtccattatcctgtgaccacacagaaacaaacatggcggatagcacagaaaggtatagcgatattagctcggattcagactcggatttcagcgccataAGTGATTCAACagtttacgcatgtattgaaacggatggctggagtgtggaggcaggtagcgtaaacaaaattaaacaagaactgaagctattgagccgtaTCACGacgaggaagcgaggacgaattcggagatcgccttctaaccgattggtatgtgtttgtttggcattaaatgtgggtggagggaaaggctggatgcattTATAGCTACAaataatatgtacatatgtacatacagttagcctaaatagcatgttagcatcgattagcttgcagtcatgccgtgaccaaatatgtctgattaacacactccacataagtcaataacatcaacaaaactcacctttgtgcattcaagtttgttggacaaaatgagacagaaaaagaagtggcatacaTCACGTCTTAGGCAACATATCCAgtgggtttacctcgctcgtctgcgggaacagactgccggcgtccctgaatagctcacgcactcctgcagattcagtggtggtctattttccaatattgcagatttcgatgactttatcgttggaaatgcatctgctttgagtgtcgcaggatatccacacatacttgccatctctgtcatagcatagctgtcgtctgtaaagtgtgcggaacaaactttcgcatcttttgaccagtgttgcaacttgaatccgtccctgttcatgttgttacaccctccgacaacacaccgacgaggcatggtgtctccaaagtacgggaaaacagtcgaaaaaacggaaaataacagagctgatttgacttggtgcgtgtcacaagattgagaaaatggcggatcgcttcatgttgtgacgtcacgggtgaaaggccatcactccgacaggctatcaattgaaaggctttTAAAtctccaaattcacccttttagagttcggaagtcggttaaaaaaaaacatttggtcttttttctggaacatcaaggtatatattgacgcttacataggtctggtgataatgttcccctttaaatattccacttttgagatatttttgggggaaaatgttgcatgttttgtgtttgccatataaaatacaaagttgttttttctaaagaagggcctaataagaacaaacaaaaaacatagaaaacaataaaaggtataattgacagatggatctgaagttgatctcaagatgattttgtttaaagtaaacagtaaaaaaaaaaagtgttttatttttaatgagtaggacccttttagatccccaataattttggtgtgatttttattttttttttggtgtgtgtgtgtcattgctaaaaaaataataacaaattgatatcaatggtgttatgtgttgacatttttaaggctttgtcacgccaaatttcttcacccctagaacccccccccccatttacttccggggtcatgattaatacagacgttttgttaacgctatattataaaaatataacgctatattataaagatacagacgttttgttaacgctatattgtaaaagaaattaaaaaacaatttacaaacacaagctatgggatgatacatttacttccggggtcacgattaatacagacgttttgttaacgctatattataaaaatataacgctatattataaagatacagacgttttgttaacgctatattataaaaatataacgctatattataaagatacagacgttttgttaacgctatattgtaaaaaaaattaaaaaacaatttacaaacacaagctatgggatgatacatttacttccggggtcacgattaatacagacgttttgttaacgttatattataaaaatataacgctatattataaagatacagatgttttgttaacgctatattgtaaaaaaaataaaaaaacaatttacaaacacaagctatgggatgatacatttacttccggggtcacatttcctcttatgtcatcccatagcttgtgtttgtaaattgttttttaatttttttttataatatagcgttaacaa comes from Nerophis ophidion isolate RoL-2023_Sa linkage group LG24, RoL_Noph_v1.0, whole genome shotgun sequence and encodes:
- the sgpp1b gene encoding sphingosine-1-phosphate phosphatase 1 gives rise to the protein MEKSSRLLELLRFLRDPHLVARFQHICGVRATLSRSGGGEVEPSEAHNNGACYHQLGEETAAVRKRTGGLKSSPRNGSLPTGVAEHSGATTDGAGEAGTVKPLRRNSLTGDAGQEFQVGNRFLYYLFTFGTELGNEFFYITFFPFLMWNVDAFVSRRLIMVWVWVMYLGQCTKDVFRWSRPASPPVVKVEMFYNSEYSMPSTHAMSGTAIPFALFFMTCGRWEYSVTLGYVLAFCWCLLVCVSRIYMGMHSVLDVIVGVIYSVVILLVLLPALDAIDHFVLTCVYAPLVIVSLHLSLGLFSFTLDTWSTSRGDTAQILGSGAGVALASHVNHRLGLMPDPLAERLPLSLPALSGGLVGAAALRFLLGVLVLVATRALMKALTISLVCRVLAIPGDDVRKARQHMEVELPYRYIVYGTVGFNVLFLVPLIFSYLPLC